Proteins encoded together in one Anopheles darlingi chromosome 3, idAnoDarlMG_H_01, whole genome shotgun sequence window:
- the LOC125955678 gene encoding mucin-2-like, with the protein MENKFVFLLFFGALVGATRGQENPDESFLVTSVNKQSLLKALLQQEATYGQSAIDGDSARSAYSVAGGYGAAGGFGAGGGYGAGGGFGAAGGFGAAGSYGGADGYRAIAGHSGGSHSHHGSTHKDEHGYHYNRPDDPLCLLGVGPHCQEKKPGNDYLPPCSAGGHGPHCQVGVPAAPRPPSFVPAPSHGGAPVVQVQTFVFGACTNGGFGPYCCTNGANTPDCSISLPPYIPPPPQPPPVQPPPPPPPPPQTRPPPQTRPPTTTRPRPPPTTTRPRPVVTTTRPVQTTTRPRPPPTTPRPPPTTTRPRPPPTTPRPPPTTTRPRPPPTTPRPPPTTTRPKPPPTTPRPPPTTTRPRPVVTTTRPKPTTTRPKPTTTRPRPPPTTPRPPPTTTRPRPPPTTPRPPPTTTRPRPVVTTTRPKPTTTRPRPVPTTTRPKPTTTRPRPPPTTPRPPPTTTRPRPVVTTTRPKPTTTRPRPVPTTTRPRPVPTTTRPRPTTTRPRPPPTTPRPPPPTTVSYPGTTPSVVFLGCPNGGVGPYCCTNGGVGPGCAIPQGPPYKTCDNGGEPPFCCVNGGVGPYCVEFQQAVEVSPPTTIIYTGQPVCPNGGELPFCDPPNQQVNRPTFAEQQSPQILPQRPINQGGYGVRPQVSGVSVIPSSTAAPFYQGDAGYSQSFANSFAQAITPRPMIFDGQSARPVSRIDTEQRPQPTAGPIQVTPRPQTPAAPRPQPTRAQATPRPQPSAAPRPQPTRAQGTPRPQTPAPQRQNVAAAASASASSGFSNTNFNNRSPIRPASVAGFGPASVGGSNFQRPQSDGSNAEHGFYYKDGDQAVIF; encoded by the exons ATGGAAAACAAG ttcgttttcctcctcttctttggGGCACTTGTCGGTGCCACGAGAGGTCAGGAGAACCCGGACGAAAGTTTCCTGGTGACGTCTGTCAACAAGCAAAGCTTGCTGAAGGCTTTGCTGCAGCAAGAAGCCACATACGGACAAAGTGCAATAGACGGCGATAGCGCAAGAAGCGCATATAGCGTAGCAGGTGGCTATGGTGCAGCAGGCGGCTTTGGCGCAGGAGGCGGCTATGGTGCAGGAGGCGGCTTTGGCGCAGCAGGCGGCTTTGGGGCAGCAGGCAGCTATGGTGGAGCAGACGGTTATAGAGCAATAGCCGGCCATAGTGGCGGATCGCATAGCCATCATGGATCCACCCACAAGGATGAGCATGGATATCACTACAACCGGCCAGACGATCCGCTGTGTCTGCTAGGCGTTGGCCCTCATTGTCAGGAAAAGAAACCTGGCAACGACTATTTGCCACCGTGCTCGGCTGGAGGCCATGGACCGCACTGTCAGGTTGGAGTACCTGCAGCACCACGACCGCCGTCATTTGTTCCAGCGCCATCTCACGGAGGTGCTCCAGTAGTACAGGTTCAGACATTCGTCTTCGGTGCCTGCACAAATGGAGGATTCGGACCATACTGTTGCACGAACGGAGCCAACACTCCCGACTGCTCGATAAGTCTTCCACCGTAcataccgccaccacctcagCCTCCACCAGTGCAGcctcctccgccaccaccaccaccaccccaaacacGTCCTCCACCTCAGACTCGTCCTCCAACTACGACAAGACCAAGACCTCCGCCGACGACTACTCGTCCTAGACCGGTAGTAACTACTACGAGACCTGTGCAAACAACGACGAGACCAAGACCTCCGCCAACAACGCCAAGGCCACCGCCTACAACTACTCGTCCTAGACCTCCACCAACAACGCCAAGGCCACCGCCGACGACTACTCGTCCTCGACCTCCGCCAACAACGCCAAGGCCACCTCCAACAACTACTCGTCCTAAGCCACCGCCAACAACGCCCAGGCCACCGCCGACGACTACTCGTCCTAGACCAGTAGTAACTACAACGAGGCCGAAGCCAACCACGACGAGACCGAAACCAACGACTACTCGTCCTAGGCCTCCACCAACAACGCCCAGGCCACCGCCGACGACTACTCGTCCTAGACCTCCGCCAACAACGCCAAGGCCACCGCCGACGACTACTCGTCCTAGACCGGTGGTAACTACAACGAGGCCGAAGCCAACAACGACAAGGCCGCGCCCTGTGCCAACCACGACGAGACCGAAACCAACGACTACTCGTCCTAGACCTCCGCCAACTACGCCcaggccaccaccgacgactaCTCGTCCTAGACCGGTGGTAACTACAACGAGGCcgaagccaacaacaacgagaccGCGTCCTGTGCCAACTACAACGAGGCCGCGTCCTGTGCCAACCACTACGAGACCGCgaccaacaacgacgaggCCAAGACCTCCGCCAACAACGCCtaggccaccgccaccgacaacGGTATCGTATCCAGGAACGACACCATCGGTTGTGTTCCTTGGTTGTCCAAACGGCGGAGTAGGTCCTTACTGCTGTACCAACGGAGGAGTTGGTCCGGGCTGTGCTATTCCACAAGGTCCACCTTACAAGACCTGCGATAATGGTGGCGAACCACCGTTCTGCTGTGTCAATGGAGGTGTTGGACCGTACTGCGTTGAGTTCCAGCAAGCGGTTGAGGTGAgcccaccgacgacgatcatcTACACCGGTCAGCCGGTGTGTCCCAATGGCGGAGAGCTACCGTTCTGTGatccaccaaaccaacaaGTGAATCGCCCCACATTCGCAGAGCAGCAGTCGCCTCAAATACTGCCACAGAGACCGATCAACCAGGGAGGCTACGGCGTTCGTCCACAGGTCTCAGGAGTTAGCGTGATACCCAGCAGTACTGCGGCACCTTTCTACCAGGGTGATGCCGGTTATAGTCAGTCCTTTGCGAACTCTTTCGCCCAGGCCATCACTCCTCGTCCGATGATATTTGATGGTCAGTCAGCACGTCCTGTGTCGAGAATAGACACTGAACAGCGCCCACAGCCAACTGCCGGCCCAATTCAGGTGACTCCAAGACCACAAACGCCTGCGGCACCGCGTCCACAGCCAACGCGCGCCCAGGCAACTCCACGACCACAGCCGTCAGCGGCACCGCGACCACAGCCAACGCGTGCCCAGGGAACTCCACGACCACAAACGCCTGCTCCGCAGCGACAAAATGTCGCCgcagcggcatcggcatcggcatccaGCGGATTCTCGAATACGAATTTCAACAACAGATCGCCCATCAGACCGGCATCGGTGGCAGGCTTCGGACCAGCTAGCGTCGGAGGTTCCAACTTCCAGCGACCACAGTCGGATGGTTCGAACGCTGAGCATGGGTTCTACTACAAGGACGGTGATCAGGCGGTCATATTCTAA